A stretch of the Flavobacterium sp. 5 genome encodes the following:
- a CDS encoding DUF6088 family protein — protein MKVTDKIVAKINRIDTGDVFGYDSLGLTSDEIIAGSKALSRLVDKGVIKRARKGYYYKPKVSVFGEQKPREDVLLSLYLFDKNKQVAYITGTRLYNRLGLTTQVPTSIRIASLDKQIKGKVGNVVIKPAKSYVKVTADTIKYLELLDVIKDLNTIPDLQKSDGLVYLKKVIYNFDTTEIKKLVTYGAAYPPKVRALLGALLEALRIEPIVFSVLKKSINPSSSYEYGINSTMLTTANTWNIV, from the coding sequence ATGAAAGTAACAGACAAAATAGTAGCTAAAATAAATCGAATAGATACAGGAGATGTATTCGGATATGATAGTCTTGGATTAACTTCGGATGAAATTATTGCTGGTTCTAAAGCCTTAAGTAGATTAGTTGATAAAGGAGTTATTAAAAGAGCTAGAAAAGGTTATTATTATAAGCCAAAAGTTTCTGTATTTGGGGAACAAAAACCGAGAGAAGATGTTTTACTCTCTCTTTATTTGTTTGATAAGAATAAACAAGTTGCTTATATAACCGGAACTAGATTGTATAATAGACTTGGTTTGACGACTCAAGTACCTACTTCTATTCGTATTGCTTCCTTGGATAAACAAATTAAAGGTAAAGTGGGAAATGTAGTTATTAAACCTGCGAAGAGTTATGTAAAAGTTACTGCTGATACTATTAAATATTTAGAACTATTGGATGTTATTAAAGACTTGAATACCATACCTGACTTGCAAAAAAGTGATGGGCTTGTCTATTTGAAAAAAGTAATCTATAATTTTGACACTACCGAAATAAAAAAGCTGGTTACTTATGGAGCTGCTTATCCTCCTAAAGTTAGGGCTTTACTTGGAGCACTTTTGGAAGCTTTGCGAATAGAACCTATTGTTTTTTCTGTTCTAAAAAAGTCAATAAATCCTTCTAGTAGCTATGAATATGGCATTAACTCAACGATGCTTACTACCGCTAACACTTGGAATATAGTATAA
- a CDS encoding IS110 family transposase, with the protein MENKNNYCGIDVSSETLDAYFKNKKGIEQHLQVSNSVSGFRELIKETGKETHFVMESTGVYHLSFIFFLNTKNIKFSVVNALQIKRYIQMHLERNKSDKKDAKRIYEYGLDRHPELYQMPDNTYFECRSLNNCIHDLTKEVTKFSNHIHSLKKCPFDTKSVEKSFDKIIKKLREEKQNLELELQEKLVEWEGETLKLVQSVKGIGTRASAELIIYTKGFKDMNSYKQLISYAGLSPTEYQSGSSIRGKVRICKQGGKQLRNILYMCALNAKKTNAHCSALYDRLVANGKNKKVALIAVCNKLLKIVFGVVKNRTLYQNIYLQKTA; encoded by the coding sequence ATGGAAAACAAAAACAACTATTGTGGTATTGATGTTTCGAGCGAAACATTAGATGCTTATTTTAAGAATAAGAAAGGTATTGAACAACATTTGCAAGTTTCCAATTCGGTATCTGGATTTAGAGAATTGATAAAAGAAACAGGAAAAGAAACTCACTTTGTTATGGAATCAACAGGTGTTTATCATTTGAGTTTTATATTCTTTTTGAATACCAAAAATATAAAATTTAGTGTTGTGAATGCCCTTCAAATCAAGCGTTACATTCAAATGCATTTAGAGCGCAATAAATCGGATAAGAAAGATGCAAAACGGATCTATGAATATGGATTAGATCGTCATCCAGAATTGTATCAAATGCCTGACAACACTTACTTTGAATGTCGTTCTTTAAATAATTGTATACACGATTTAACCAAAGAAGTCACCAAGTTCAGCAATCATATACATAGCTTAAAGAAGTGTCCTTTTGATACGAAATCGGTAGAGAAAAGCTTTGATAAAATCATCAAAAAACTAAGAGAAGAGAAGCAAAATTTAGAACTTGAGTTACAAGAAAAACTCGTTGAATGGGAAGGAGAAACTTTAAAATTAGTACAGAGTGTAAAAGGAATTGGAACTAGGGCATCAGCCGAATTAATTATCTATACTAAAGGGTTTAAAGATATGAATTCCTATAAACAATTGATCTCGTATGCAGGGTTAAGTCCCACCGAATATCAAAGTGGAAGTAGTATAAGAGGAAAGGTTAGAATCTGTAAACAAGGAGGAAAACAACTACGTAACATCTTATATATGTGCGCGCTAAATGCAAAGAAAACCAATGCACATTGTAGTGCATTATATGACCGATTAGTAGCTAATGGAAAGAACAAAAAAGTAGCTCTAATTGCAGTGTGCAATAAGCTGCTGAAAATTGTATTTGGAGTAGTCAAAAACAGAACTTTATACCAGAATATTTATTTACAAAAAACGGCTTAA
- a CDS encoding NACHT domain-containing protein, whose translation MQPGMGIYEKFYFAYILVSHNYKKKMRNHLLLIGIDRYPKFIGEGSLLTTCVKDVQDLKFVLLEKFFFENDFITELINENATNLNIQNELENYSQILDENDSLIIYFSGHGGFKKSANRGFWIPSDGHQDNHTNWLGNETILDLVSKINSKHLVILSDCCFATTLLLTNPAKYKSINLDEYSSRWALTSGREVTYCGSKGENSYFGESIIEFLSNAKEDIRLGSIIEFVKLRFDLNILQKPQGYPLIDKNHKGGEYILKIKDPKELNNNQFRGYKLFKKIISNYTTSNSIEEIEIYESKKSKIGFHLIREEDKVKKNVTFYLYLYEGIIQTKTLEFLKQKHPIIFKNNTIIFIPKEKSQINFDKRINNIQSLFKPLNIYYVDEFIEGLIEKYLDNDEEKYLNIKNFIEPNYKSDNLNIKKWFDEPDSPILVVKGTAGIGKTTFAKYISDEYSKTNRRNVLFIDSFEIQEQLNKQQRTGEKLDLYNLYIASNSSRESSIDKDLFSLSMDAGNLLLIVDGLEEIVSRSVYLDIDHFFNSIISSNSGLGNTKIVITSRTFFWDNTNIIDKSIKSIELQPFDVDRRNKFFKKSFKTDERKEKKAITISEDFNIPNENNIAFYHPFVLDIIKEIVESDQEVLFSDNTVESNWLNQTNKIDYIIYRICEREEKRVKQIKVDSQIVIFNHLAIYNKGFIREDELKTFVINSLKLKDIDDNTIKSLQTHPFLLFTKENKIFSFKYDFFENYFTSLFLRKMLEIDDENPIDFDLINLIGQKLTHGSDTISYIVKNTESWTEDNILKLRDLIEQIIDFKIENYKIKRKAISGLFNLAISINIQFNSNSREHNTKLLIDLFSSGNNVLNNVKLMFINSLESKLRFNFSGITFHNCDFIHYNLFWECNIDKNTFFYNCNFEGLGQNIKTTSIPKVNFINCNNEDNSLDLAYEINNELQENTLKKSKILLESFIRIFYSNGKFKRLTDWIVLEPNQFGKINSFGVNGKDLVNLLKEELIIINEKDNKFKDVKTFVNPIYKEELLKFITEGKQTKKIISTIELLSILMKK comes from the coding sequence ATGCAACCAGGAATGGGAATATATGAGAAGTTTTATTTCGCCTATATACTAGTTAGCCATAATTATAAAAAAAAAATGAGAAACCATCTATTATTAATAGGTATAGACAGATATCCAAAATTTATAGGAGAAGGTAGTTTGCTTACTACTTGTGTTAAAGATGTACAAGATTTAAAATTTGTATTACTAGAAAAATTTTTTTTTGAAAATGATTTTATAACAGAATTAATAAATGAAAATGCAACTAATCTTAATATTCAAAATGAATTAGAAAATTACTCGCAAATTTTAGATGAAAATGATAGTCTAATAATATATTTTTCAGGTCATGGAGGTTTTAAGAAAAGTGCTAATAGAGGTTTTTGGATACCTTCCGATGGACATCAAGATAATCACACAAACTGGTTGGGAAATGAAACTATTCTGGACTTAGTTTCAAAAATTAATTCTAAACATTTAGTAATATTATCCGATTGTTGTTTTGCAACAACTCTACTTTTGACGAATCCAGCTAAATATAAATCAATTAACTTAGACGAGTATAGTTCCAGATGGGCATTGACTTCTGGAAGAGAAGTTACATACTGTGGAAGTAAAGGAGAGAATAGTTATTTTGGTGAAAGTATAATTGAATTTCTATCAAATGCCAAAGAGGATATTAGGCTTGGTTCAATTATAGAATTCGTCAAATTGAGATTTGACTTAAATATTTTACAAAAACCTCAAGGATATCCTCTTATAGACAAAAATCATAAAGGAGGGGAATATATTTTAAAAATAAAAGACCCAAAAGAATTAAATAACAATCAATTTAGAGGTTATAAACTTTTTAAAAAGATTATATCTAATTATACTACATCTAATTCAATTGAAGAGATTGAGATTTACGAAAGTAAAAAAAGCAAGATAGGTTTTCATTTAATTCGTGAGGAAGATAAAGTGAAAAAAAATGTTACATTCTATTTATATTTATATGAAGGTATTATTCAAACTAAAACATTAGAATTTCTTAAACAAAAACATCCAATAATTTTTAAGAATAATACAATTATTTTCATTCCTAAAGAAAAATCGCAGATAAACTTTGATAAACGAATAAACAATATTCAGTCATTATTTAAACCTTTAAATATCTACTATGTAGATGAATTCATTGAAGGTTTGATTGAGAAATATCTTGATAATGATGAAGAAAAGTATTTAAACATAAAAAACTTTATTGAGCCAAATTATAAAAGTGATAATTTAAATATAAAAAAGTGGTTTGATGAGCCTGATAGTCCTATTCTTGTTGTAAAAGGTACTGCAGGAATTGGAAAAACAACTTTTGCAAAATATATTTCTGACGAGTATAGTAAAACAAATAGAAGAAACGTTTTGTTTATAGATTCTTTTGAGATTCAAGAACAATTAAATAAGCAACAAAGGACAGGTGAAAAATTAGACTTATACAACTTATATATTGCATCAAATTCATCAAGAGAGAGTTCCATCGATAAGGATTTGTTTTCATTAAGTATGGATGCTGGCAACTTGCTTTTGATTGTTGATGGACTTGAAGAAATTGTATCACGTTCTGTTTATTTAGATATAGACCATTTCTTTAATTCTATCATAAGTTCTAATTCTGGTTTGGGAAACACAAAAATTGTCATTACTTCAAGAACATTTTTTTGGGACAATACTAATATTATAGATAAATCAATTAAGTCAATTGAATTACAACCTTTTGACGTTGATAGAAGAAATAAATTTTTTAAGAAAAGCTTTAAAACAGATGAAAGGAAGGAAAAAAAAGCAATTACTATTTCAGAGGATTTTAATATTCCTAATGAAAATAATATAGCATTTTATCACCCTTTTGTATTAGATATAATAAAAGAAATAGTTGAAAGTGATCAAGAAGTCTTATTTTCTGATAATACAGTTGAATCAAATTGGCTAAATCAAACCAACAAGATTGATTATATAATTTATAGAATTTGTGAACGAGAAGAAAAAAGAGTAAAGCAAATAAAAGTTGATTCCCAAATTGTCATTTTTAATCATCTTGCAATTTACAATAAAGGTTTTATTAGAGAAGATGAGCTTAAAACATTTGTAATTAACTCTTTAAAATTGAAAGATATAGACGATAATACAATTAAATCACTTCAAACACATCCATTTTTATTATTCACAAAAGAAAATAAAATATTTTCTTTCAAATACGATTTTTTCGAAAATTATTTCACTAGTCTTTTTTTAAGGAAAATGTTAGAGATTGATGATGAAAATCCTATAGATTTTGATTTAATTAACCTCATTGGACAAAAATTAACACACGGATCCGATACAATAAGTTATATAGTAAAGAATACAGAAAGTTGGACAGAAGATAACATTCTTAAATTACGTGATTTAATTGAACAAATAATTGATTTTAAAATAGAAAATTATAAAATTAAAAGAAAAGCTATATCGGGCTTATTTAACTTAGCTATATCTATAAATATTCAGTTTAATTCAAATAGCAGAGAACATAATACCAAATTACTTATTGATTTATTTTCATCTGGGAATAATGTATTAAACAATGTTAAACTAATGTTTATAAACAGTTTAGAGTCTAAATTGCGTTTTAATTTCTCTGGGATAACATTTCATAATTGTGACTTCATACATTATAACCTATTTTGGGAATGCAATATTGATAAAAACACTTTCTTTTACAACTGTAATTTTGAAGGATTAGGCCAAAATATAAAAACTACATCAATTCCAAAAGTCAACTTTATTAATTGCAACAATGAAGATAACAGTTTAGATTTGGCTTATGAAATAAACAATGAATTACAAGAAAATACTTTAAAAAAATCAAAAATATTGCTTGAGAGTTTTATACGCATTTTTTATTCAAATGGAAAATTTAAACGCCTAACAGATTGGATAGTTTTAGAACCAAATCAATTTGGGAAAATAAATTCATTTGGCGTAAATGGTAAAGATTTAGTTAATCTTTTGAAAGAAGAATTGATTATAATTAATGAAAAAGACAATAAATTTAAGGATGTGAAAACTTTTGTAAATCCAATTTATAAAGAAGAATTATTAAAATTCATTACAGAAGGTAAACAAACAAAGAAAATAATTTCAACAATAGAATTACTTTCAATACTAATGAAAAAATAA
- a CDS encoding nucleotidyl transferase AbiEii/AbiGii toxin family protein has protein sequence MVVVKNDTDTGNVLKNRLKDITNVIDKSLLEVVLNDPNTNKKGSIRKIIYSYPKVGVKGLYGEVRENIALEVSHLGNAEPNVVQPIRTLIADYIKITPNIELIAGFGLEDFQVQALSVERTFCEKIIGLVRFSYIENPLEDLSNKVRHTYDLHLLIQLDSIKDFVYSTSFDTMLLQVAKDDDKAIPNDKNWLYQHPKEALIFSKTATVWDTLKKTYTGSTFTELIIGKALPPDENEVLGTLLFLSKRIERIEWDVEK, from the coding sequence ATCGTTGTTGTGAAGAATGATACTGATACTGGAAATGTTTTAAAAAATAGATTGAAAGACATTACAAATGTAATTGATAAATCTCTTCTTGAGGTTGTACTTAATGATCCGAATACTAATAAGAAAGGCAGTATTCGAAAAATTATTTATTCCTATCCAAAGGTTGGTGTAAAAGGTCTTTATGGCGAAGTAAGAGAAAATATTGCTTTGGAAGTTTCTCATTTGGGTAATGCGGAACCTAATGTTGTACAACCTATTCGTACTTTGATTGCGGATTATATTAAAATTACACCCAATATTGAATTAATTGCTGGGTTTGGATTAGAAGATTTTCAGGTACAAGCTTTGTCAGTTGAGCGCACTTTTTGTGAAAAGATAATTGGCCTGGTTCGTTTTTCTTATATTGAAAATCCTTTGGAGGATTTGTCTAACAAAGTACGTCATACTTATGATTTGCATTTATTGATACAACTTGACTCTATAAAAGACTTTGTATATTCAACTTCTTTTGATACAATGTTATTACAGGTTGCCAAAGATGATGATAAAGCAATTCCTAACGACAAAAATTGGTTGTATCAACACCCGAAAGAAGCACTAATTTTTAGTAAAACTGCTACTGTTTGGGACACTCTAAAAAAGACCTACACTGGTTCTACATTTACCGAATTAATTATCGGGAAAGCTTTACCGCCTGATGAAAATGAGGTTTTGGGAACTTTGTTGTTTCTTTCTAAACGTATTGAAAGAATAGAGTGGGATGTTGAGAAATAA
- a CDS encoding Fic family protein: MKPPYEITSQILKFVSSISEKIGEVNAKYLVKTNPTLRKQNQIKTIHSSLSIEGNTLSEEQITAILENKRVVGPQKDIIEVLNALEVYKNLNELKYHSEKDFLKAHKMLMKDLIENSGKYRIKGVGIVKGSKVEHIAPPYQNVPFLMKDLFQYLKDKSEISLIKSCVFHYEMEFIHPFMDGNGRMGRLWQTLILMDEYPVFAFLPFETLISKNQSAYYSALSASDKEGKSTKFIEYMLSIIEQSLNELLENSVKKLSNEDRIQVFIENFVDEFTRKDYLNYFKDLSSATASRDLKKAVENRIITKNGDKKTTTYKKN, translated from the coding sequence ATGAAACCTCCATACGAAATAACTTCGCAAATATTAAAATTCGTATCTTCAATTTCTGAAAAGATTGGAGAAGTAAATGCAAAATATTTAGTAAAAACTAATCCAACATTGCGAAAACAAAATCAAATAAAAACAATTCATTCTTCATTAAGTATTGAAGGAAACACTTTATCTGAAGAACAAATTACGGCAATTTTAGAAAACAAAAGAGTTGTCGGGCCTCAAAAAGATATAATCGAAGTACTGAATGCCTTGGAGGTTTATAAAAATTTAAATGAACTTAAATATCATTCTGAAAAAGATTTTTTAAAAGCTCATAAAATGTTAATGAAAGATCTTATTGAAAATTCAGGAAAATATAGAATAAAAGGTGTTGGAATTGTAAAAGGTTCTAAAGTTGAGCATATTGCTCCTCCGTATCAAAATGTCCCATTTTTAATGAAAGATTTATTTCAGTACTTAAAGGACAAATCTGAAATTTCATTAATTAAAAGCTGTGTCTTTCATTATGAAATGGAATTCATTCATCCCTTTATGGATGGAAACGGAAGAATGGGAAGATTATGGCAAACTTTAATTTTAATGGACGAATATCCAGTTTTTGCTTTTTTGCCTTTTGAAACATTAATATCAAAAAATCAATCAGCATACTATAGTGCATTATCTGCTTCCGATAAAGAAGGTAAATCAACAAAATTCATTGAATATATGTTGAGTATAATAGAACAATCTTTAAATGAACTTTTAGAAAATTCAGTAAAAAAGCTTTCTAATGAAGATAGAATTCAAGTTTTTATTGAAAATTTTGTAGATGAATTTACAAGAAAAGATTATTTAAATTATTTCAAAGATTTATCATCTGCAACAGCGAGTAGAGATTTAAAAAAAGCTGTTGAAAATAGAATCATAACAAAAAATGGAGATAAAAAAACAACAACATATAAGAAAAATTAA
- a CDS encoding serine hydrolase, protein MKLAITIGLLLIGHLTFGQDRIQKIDSLLNSLYSKEKINGNFLIAEKGKVIYSHSFGLANETTKDKLNENSIFELASCSKQFTAMGIMILKEKGKLNLDDDIQKYLPELSFYKGITVRNLLNHTGGLPDYMQLMDSLFDKSKIATNKDIINIFSNHQPKILFETNTKWEYSNTGYALLASIIEKVSGLTYADYLKKAIFKPLKMKNTFVYTRRLSPKKIDNYAFGYVYSDSLKKYVLPDELKETKMVIWLDGIVGDGTVNSTVKDLLIWDRVLYTNKLLTKEGMKAVFEVATLKDGAKRNYGFGWGIEENADFGKIANHNGGWPGYVTFIDRHITNDKTIIILQNHNNVSIPSKAIRNILYNKPLPVQKIRKEIIITTEELQKFVGNYQVEKDFEIKISLDKDQLFSQLTGQNTFPIFVESEMLFFYKVVDAQIQFEKNEKGEISNLFLLQNGKKIEAKRTK, encoded by the coding sequence ATGAAATTAGCCATTACAATCGGACTTCTTTTAATTGGGCATCTTACATTTGGACAAGACAGAATTCAAAAAATTGACAGTTTACTCAATTCTCTTTATTCAAAAGAGAAAATCAATGGAAATTTTCTAATTGCAGAAAAAGGGAAAGTTATTTATAGCCATAGTTTTGGACTTGCAAACGAAACAACAAAAGATAAATTGAACGAAAATTCGATTTTTGAATTGGCATCTTGTTCAAAGCAGTTCACAGCTATGGGGATAATGATACTTAAAGAAAAAGGGAAGTTGAATTTGGACGATGACATCCAAAAATACTTACCCGAACTTTCTTTTTATAAAGGTATAACTGTAAGAAACTTATTAAATCATACTGGAGGTCTTCCAGACTATATGCAGCTTATGGATAGTTTATTTGACAAATCTAAAATTGCCACTAACAAAGACATAATTAATATATTTAGTAATCATCAACCAAAAATATTATTTGAGACAAATACTAAATGGGAATATAGCAACACGGGCTATGCACTATTGGCATCAATAATTGAGAAAGTATCGGGTTTGACATACGCTGACTATCTAAAAAAAGCTATTTTCAAACCGTTGAAAATGAAAAATACCTTTGTGTACACTCGTAGATTATCGCCAAAGAAAATTGACAATTATGCTTTTGGATATGTTTACTCAGATAGTTTGAAAAAATATGTTTTACCAGACGAATTGAAAGAAACTAAAATGGTTATTTGGCTTGATGGTATTGTTGGAGACGGAACAGTTAATTCAACTGTAAAGGATTTATTGATTTGGGATAGAGTATTATACACCAATAAATTACTCACAAAAGAGGGAATGAAAGCAGTTTTTGAAGTAGCAACTTTGAAAGACGGAGCTAAAAGGAATTATGGTTTTGGTTGGGGAATTGAAGAAAATGCTGATTTTGGGAAAATTGCAAACCATAATGGGGGTTGGCCAGGTTATGTAACTTTTATCGATAGACATATTACGAATGATAAAACAATAATAATACTTCAAAATCACAACAACGTGTCAATTCCTTCTAAAGCAATTAGAAATATTCTATATAATAAACCATTGCCTGTGCAAAAAATCAGAAAAGAAATTATTATTACAACTGAAGAACTTCAAAAGTTTGTTGGGAATTATCAGGTTGAAAAAGATTTTGAAATCAAAATTTCATTAGATAAAGACCAACTATTTTCACAATTGACAGGACAAAATACGTTTCCGATATTTGTAGAAAGTGAAATGTTATTTTTCTATAAAGTAGTAGATGCACAAATTCAGTTTGAAAAGAACGAAAAAGGAGAAATTTCAAATTTGTTTTTATTACAGAATGGAAAGAAGATAGAAGCAAAACGGACGAAATAA
- a CDS encoding Fic family protein, which produces MSSLKLNLGIKDFHQNTKNNKANAIAQLMIEVQNTYAKPLDESLLLHWHELLMNAEKGINARKYRSGTEPMQVISGSYGNFIVYYEAPPSKDLPNLMNHFFHWYQNFSKTEVGKIGEAMILSAITHLYFETLHPFEDDNGRIGRALVEKLDILIFISLSKVIEKNKAQYNSELKKALCDLHITDWIIYFFNILSEAVTDTKTVILFALKKTKFFEKFKNDLNERQLKAITKMMDQGEKGFQGGMTAKKYMSINKTSKATATRDLQELAESSAFIKIGARRSIAYQLNLE; this is translated from the coding sequence ATGTCATCACTCAAACTTAATTTGGGAATCAAAGACTTTCATCAAAACACCAAAAACAATAAAGCAAATGCCATCGCCCAATTGATGATTGAGGTACAAAATACGTATGCAAAACCTTTGGATGAATCGTTATTATTACACTGGCACGAGCTACTGATGAATGCTGAAAAAGGAATCAATGCAAGAAAATACCGCTCTGGTACCGAACCCATGCAAGTCATTTCGGGAAGTTATGGAAACTTCATAGTATATTACGAAGCACCTCCCTCAAAGGACCTACCTAATTTAATGAACCACTTTTTTCATTGGTATCAGAATTTTTCAAAAACAGAAGTAGGTAAAATTGGAGAAGCTATGATACTTTCGGCCATTACCCATTTGTATTTTGAAACACTACATCCTTTTGAAGACGACAACGGACGTATAGGACGAGCCCTAGTCGAAAAATTAGACATTCTTATTTTTATAAGTCTTTCAAAAGTAATTGAAAAGAATAAAGCACAATACAACTCCGAACTTAAAAAAGCCCTGTGTGACTTACATATTACCGATTGGATTATTTATTTTTTCAACATACTATCTGAAGCCGTAACAGATACCAAAACAGTTATTCTCTTCGCCCTGAAGAAAACCAAGTTTTTCGAAAAATTCAAAAATGATCTCAATGAACGACAGCTAAAAGCCATAACAAAAATGATGGATCAAGGCGAAAAAGGATTTCAAGGAGGTATGACTGCTAAGAAATACATGTCTATTAATAAAACCTCTAAAGCCACCGCAACTAGAGATTTACAAGAATTAGCAGAAAGCAGTGCCTTTATAAAAATCGGTGCCAGACGATCTATTGCCTATCAACTCAATTTAGAGTAA